The genomic interval GCGGCGGCGGAGAGGGCCCACGAGGAGATCGGCGGCGTGAAGCTCGTCGCGCGGCGCGTCGCGGATCTCGATCGCGCCGGGCTCCGGACGCTCGCCGACAACCTGAAGCGGGAGCTCGGCAGCGGCGTCGTGGTCCTCGGGTCGCTCGACGGCGAGAAGGTCGCGCTCCTCGTCGCCGTCACGGACGATCTGGCGTCGCGGCTCGACGCGCGCGCGCTGATGAAGGAGATCGCGGTCCTCGTCGGCGGAGGGGGCGGAGGCCGGCCGACGCTCGCCGAGGTGGGAGGGAAGCACCCCGCGAAGCTCGACGAGGCGATCGCGGCGTCGAAGGGCGCCCTCGCGCGCGCGCTCGGCGCCACCCAGGGGGCGGCGCCTTGAGAGCGCTTCGCATCGCCGCGCTCGCGGCCGCGGCGCTGGCGCTCGCGCCGCCGGCTCGCGCCGAGATCAAGCAGGAGATCCGCGGCCGCGAGATCCTCGTCACGAACGTGCCGGCTCCGGTCCTCCCGGCCCGCCCGATGGAGTCGCAGCCGGGCGTCCCCGCGCCGCCCGTCGATCTGGGCGATCTCGTCTCCGGATCGGCGACGCGCTATGGGTTCGATCCCGCGTTCGTCCAGTCGGTCGTCGCCGCCGAGTCGGCCTTCGACCAGCGGGCCGTGTCGAAGGCGGGGGCGCGCGGCCTGATGCAGCTGATGCCCGACACCGCCCGCCGGTTCGGCATCAAGGACGTCCACGATCCGGCGACGAACCTCGAGGCCGGTGTCGCCTTCCTCAGGGAGCTGGTCTCCCGGTTCGACGGCGACGTCACGCTCGCGCTCGCGGCGTACAACGCCGGGCCCGAGTCGGTCGCGCGCTACGGCGGCGTGCCCCCCTACGAGGAGACGCGGGCGTACCTCGCGAGGATCCGGAGCTACTACGGTGACGATCTGCAGCGCGCCGATCGGGCGGCGGGCGCGAGCACGATCCGGCTGGCGAAGGTGGAGGCGGGGGGCGTTCCCTGCTACACGAACCTCCGCCCGCGACGAAGTCTGAGAGTGATCCCGGCGGAGAGCCGTGGAGGGCGACCATGAGAAGCGCGGTTCGCGGGTTCAGCGCCCCGGCGTTCGATCAGGGAATCTTCCTGCTCCGGCTGAACAAGGGGAAGGAGCACCTCCAGCGCGGCGACGTCGAGAGGGCGCGCGCGGATCTCGAGGAGGCGCTCAAACTGCGCCCCCGCGACGAGATGGTCCTCAACCTTCTCGGGATGGTCTACTTCAGGCTCGACATGCGCCACGAGGCGACGGGGATCTACCGGGCGCTCCTCGGCGTCCACCCCGAGGCCGACATCCTGCACTCGAACCTCGGGATCCTCGAGTTCAAGGAGGGGCGGCACGCCGAGGCCCAGGCGTCGCTCGAGGAAGCGCTGAGGCTCAACCCCAGGAATCCCAAGCCTCATCTTTACCTCGGCCTCATCGCGAGGCTCAACGGAAACTTCGACGCCTGCCTGGATCACCTGAGGAAGGCGGGGGCCGACGCGCTCGTCGCCAAGCTCGCGGGGGAGATGGGCCGGGGGCGCTCCGATTCCGACACCGCCCCGCAGGCCGCCGCGGCCCCCCCGAGGACACCCTCCGAGGCGGACACGGTCGCCGTCGGCGGCGAGGTCCTCGCCTTCGTCCGCCGCCCGGCGGGGGTCGACGCGGCGGGAGTCTCGTCGGCGCCGCCAGCGTGGGCGCCCCTCGATCTCCGGGAGATCGTCGAGGGACAGGAGCGGCGGCGGAGCCTGGTCGGGGAATCGCTCTTCGCGCTGAAAGGTGGCGCCAGCCTCGAGATCGCCTTCCTGGGAAAGATCGTGATCCGCAAGGGGTCGGCGATCCTCGCGTCCGGCTCGATGACCGCCGCAGACGCCCTCCCCGGCTTCACCGAGCTCAGGGGGCCCGGGCGCGTTCTGGTCGCGGGCGGGAATGCGTCCGCGTTTCTACTCCCTATGAGCGCCCAGCGTGTCCATGTCAGTGCGGGGCGGATCCTGGCCTGGGAGGGAAGCCTCGACGCCGAGGCGCCGCCGGAGGCCGATCCCCCCGATCGCCCGTCGGTGCGGCTCCGCGGCACGGGGAGCCTGGCTCTTTCCGTCGGCGCCGAGCCGATCGTCGTCGAGGTGCGGCCCGAGCACCCTCTCCGCATCGCGGAGGGAAGGCTCGTCGCGTGGACCGACGACGTCAGGATCCGGAGCGACGCCGCGGGGGATTACCCCTTCGTCGAGAGCGCGGGCTCGACGATCGCGCGCGCGTCGGGCGAAGGGCAGATACTGGTCGACGCTGTCTGAGAGCGGGAGGAGCGATGACGCGGCGGGTCCGGTTCGTCTCCATCGTCGCCGTCGCCGCCGTCGCGCTCACGCTCGGCGCGTCGGCGGCGAGCGCGCAGGACTACGATTACGATCTTCGAATCCGCGTCGGAGGGTTCTTCCCCAGCGACCTTCCGGTCACCCAGGGGACGCTCTGGGGGCTCCAGCTCCGCGACTACTACGACTCCCGGAACGGCTTCACGTACGAGCTCGGCTACTTCAGCGAGCAGCGGACGGCGTTCAAGACTCTGGGGTCGATCGGCGGGAACGGTGAGTTCCGGTTCCACGCCCGGGTCCGCATGACGCCTCTCATCTTCACCTGGGTGCACCTCTGGCCACTTCCGAAGACGAACCTCTACGCCGGAGTCGGCCCCGGCATCTACGCGATCCAGGCGACGTCGGCGGGGGTCAACTCGGCGCTCGGGGTCGGGGTGAAAAACGTCGGCGACTTCCGCTTCCTCACCAACGGCACCCAGTTCGGCCTCGTGGTGTACGGAGGCGTCGACTTCTTCCCCGTCACGCGCTGGGGGCTGATGATCGAGGGGCGCGAGCAGTTCGTCTCCGCGGGCTACTCCGGCTCCGAGATCTCCGCCGGCTCCATCCTCCGCTTCTGAGGCGGCGCATCACCGTGAGTGCGCCCCGCGGCGACCTTCCGCTGGTCGAAACGCACCTGCATCTCGAAGGGTCGATCCCGCGCCGGGTCCTGGCGCGGCTCGCCCTTCGTTCGGGGCGCCGGCTCGCCGGCGGCGCGCCCCGCCCCGGCCTCGGGCTCCAGCGCCGCCGCGGCTTCGTCCCCTTCCTCGACAGCTTCGTCTTTTGCGCGTCCCTCCTGAAGTCCCGCGAGGACATCGAGAGGGCGGCCTTCGCGCTGATCGAGGACCTTCGCGCCGAGGGGGTCGCGCACGCCGAGATCTTTTTCTCCCCCCAGGTCTACCTCAGGCGGGGAGTCGCCCTCGTCGAGGTCCTCGGCGCGCTCGAGGGCGCGACGCGGCGCGCGAGGATCGCCGGGGGGCCGTCGATCGCGTGGATCGCCGACGGCGGGCGGCTCTGGGGCCCCGCGTGGTTCGAGGAGATCGTCGATCAGATCGCCGGGCTGAAGCCGCGGGACGTCGTCGCCGTCGGGCTCGGCGGGGACGAGGCGGCGTCGCCGGCCCGCGCGTTCCGCCGGGCGTTCGACGCCGCGCGCCGGGCGGGGCTTCACACCGTCGCGCACGCCGGGGAGGGGACGACGGCCCGCTCGGTGTGGGAGGCGCTCGACGACCTCGGCGTGGAGCGGATCGGCCACGGGATTTCGGCCGCAGCCGACAGGTCGCTCCTCCGCCGGCTGGCGAGGGACGGGGTCACCCTCGAGGTCTGCCCCACGAGCAACCTGATGACGCGGGCCGTCCCGTCGCTGCGACGCCATCCGCTGCGCGCGCTGATCGACGCGGGCGTGAGGGTCTCCCTCGGATCCGACGATCGCTCGATCTTCGGGACGACGCTGCGGCGGGAGATCGCGCTGGCGGTGGGGGCGCTCGGCGTCGGCGAGGACGAGATACCGCGCCTGATGGTTCATGCGGCCGAGGCCTCGTTCACGAGCGGGGACGCGAGACGCCGCCTCGCGGCGCGGATCCGCGCGGCGGCGCGCCGAGGAACGCGCCGGGAGGCGCCCTCCTAATCCTGACGAAGTTCCGGTGGAAGTCCCGGTAGTTCTGGTATCCCACCAGGGAGGCGACCTCCGAGATCCTGCGGTTCCCCTCGGTGAGGAGCCTCGCCGCCGCCTCGACCCGCAGCGCGTGGACGAACCGGACGAGCGTCGCGCCGCACTCCTCCCGGAACTTGGTCGACAGGTAGTTCGGGGAGAGTCCAGCCGCATCGGCGACCTCCCGGAGCGAGATCCTCCGGTTGAAATTCGCCGTCACGAAGTCGCGGGCGCGCGCGACCGGCGCGCTGAGGCGCGGCCGTCCCGAGATCGCGGCGAGCATGCCGGCGACGGTCTCGCGGCAGATCGCCCGCATCTCCGCGAGCGATCCCGAGAGGGAGAGGCGCTGCGCGAGGAGCATCCGGGCGCCGTCCTCGATTCCGGCGCTCCGCTCGATCCGCCGGGCGACCGCGTCGAGCCTCGACAGCGCGTCGAGGAGGGCCTCCGCGGAGCCGGCGCCGATCAGCCATCGGTCGAACGCCCTCCGGGCGCCGTCGGGATCGAGCGCGGCGAGACGATCGAGCGCTTCCCGGCAGGAGTCGTCTGCGGGAATCATGGACGCCTCGCTTTCCTCGAAGGGAGGCGGGAAGTGTACGAACCCCACGAGCCGGGTGTCAATCGATCGCCGGCGCGAGCCCGTCAGGCGCGGGGTGGTTTCACGCCGACGCGGGCCAGGAGCTCGGCGATCGCCGCGTGCACCGCCGCCTCGTCGGCCGCCTCGCAGTAACCCCTCAGGACGGGCTCCGTGCCCGACGGGCGGGCCAGGATCCAGCCGTCGTCGCCGAAGAGGAGCTTCACGCCGTCGAGGGTGTCGATCCCCGTCACCTTCATGCCGCCGAGGGACGTCGGTGTGTCGCGCTTCAGCGTGTCGGCGAGAGATCTTCCCCTGTCGGTGTCGCACGGCGTGTCGACGCGGAAATACCGGAGGGCGCCGTACTCCCTCTCCATCTCCGACAGGAGGACCGAGAGGGGCTTCCCCTCGGCCGCGAGCGTCTCGAGGAGCATGAGCGAGATGAGGAGTCCGTCGCGCTCGGGAAGGTACCCGACGATGCCGATCCCGCCGCTCTCCTCGCCGCCGATCAGGAAGCCGGGGGACTCCATCCGCTCGGCGATGTACTTGAAGCCGATCGGGTGGACCGAGAAGGGGAGCCTCTCCTTCCTCGCGATGCGGTCGAGGAGGAGGGTGTTCGCGTACGTCTTGCAGATCTCGCCGCGCCGGCCCGACGCGATCATCCGGCGGGCGAGGAGCGGCGCGATCTGCAGCGGCGTCACGAAGCGTCCGGTCTCGTCGAAGGCGCCGATGCGGTCGGCGTCGCCGTCGGTCGCGAGGCCGATGTCGGCCCCCCCGGCGCGCATGCGGCGCGCGAGGGGGGCGAGGTTCGCCTCGAGCGGCTCGGGGTTGACGCCGCCGAAGAGGGGATCGGGGTTCCCCCGGATCGTCTCGACGCGCGTCGATCCCGAGTCGATCATCCGCGCGAGCGCGTCGCCGGACGCGCCGTGCATCGCGTCGAAGGCGACGACCAGCCCCGAGGCCCGGATCTTCGCGACGTCGACCATCGCCAGGAGGCGGCGGTGGTGCTCCTCGTGGAACGAGATCGCGCGAATCGTCCCGGGGACGGACGCGTCGGCGGTCGCGCCCCCCGCGGCGATCCGCGCCTCGATCGCCTTCGTCGCCGACGGGGGAGCGCTCGCCCCGCGAGCGCTCTTGATCTTGAGGCCGTTGAACTCGGCGGGGTTGTGGCTTGCGGTGATCGAGATCCCGAACGGCGCGCCCGAGGCGACGACCTGGCACGAGACGGCCGGCGTGGGGCACGGCTCCGTCGTGATCAGCACGTTCCGGCCGGCGCGCGCGAAGGTCTCGGCGGCCGCGCGCGCGAAGGCCGCGGAGTGGAAGCGCGTGTCGTGCCCGACGATCACGGGCGCCGGGGAGGCCGGCATCTCGGCGTGCGTCGCGCGGATCGCGAGCGCCAGGTTCTCGAAGGTGAACTCGTCCGCGATGACGGCGCGCCAGCCGTCGGTCCCGAATTTCAGGCTCATCTCGTCTTCCCTTCCGCGAGCGCCTCGCTCGCCGACTCGAACCGGTAGCCGAGCGTCCGCGCGCCGTCGATGAGCGCCGGGAGCGCCTCGGCGAACCGCTCTCCGGCGGGGCGGGAGCTCCCGAGGTGCATGAGGACGATCGCGGGCCCGTCCGCGGCGCCGCGCGCGGCGAGTCGCCGGAGAAGCCTCGCGAGCGCCGCGTCCACGGTCTGGTAGAGCCTTGAGGCGGGATCGGCGACCCAGTCAAGGGCGTCCAGCCCGTCGCTCCAGGGAACGTGGGCGTACCCCGCCGCACCCGCCCACTCGAGGATCTCGCGGTTCGTCTCGCCGTACGGCGCGCGCCAGACGGGCTCGAGGTTCCGGCCGGTCACTGCGGTGTAGGCCGCGGCGGTTCGATCCATCTCGTCCTTCAGGAGCGCGAAGGTGAGCCCCGGCCGCGTCTCCCACCGGCCGCAGGTCGACCCGCGGGCCAGGTGATCGTGCGTGTACGTGTGATTCCCCGCCTCGTGGTTTTCCGCGGCGATCCGCCGGACGACATCCGGGAAGCGGACGACGAATCGCCCCGCGAGAAAGAACGTGGCGCGCACCCCCCGATCCCTGAGCGTGTCGAGGATCGAGGCGGCGCCGTCGTCGGACCACGCGGCGTCGAACGTCAGGGCGACGGTCCGCGTGGCGGCCTTGGGGGGGGCGGGAGCAGGAGCCGGGGCGGCGCCCGGGAGGCCGGGGGCCGCGGCGAGGGCGAGGACGGTGAAAAGGGCGCGCGCGATCGAGATCGGGGGCGGGCGTCTCATGCGTCGGCTGTGATCGTCCTCGTCATGCGCCCCTCGTGCGGGAAGCGGCGCGACCGTAACATGGTGCTCGCGGCACCGTCAACCATGGTGTGATAACTTCGAAAAAGATCGCGAACGGAAGGCCGGAGCCCCCGACGGTGCCGCGGTTGCTGAACGTTCCCAATTCCCTGACGCTCCTCCGCATCTTCCTCGTCCCATTCCTCGTCGTCGTCCTCCTCACGAAGTTCGAGGGGAAGGAGATCTGGGGCGTCGCGATCTTCCTCGTCGCCGCCGCGACCGACATGCTCGACGGATGGCTGGCGCGCCGCCGCGGGCAGGTGACGAGCCTCGGCATCCTCCTCGACCCGATCGCCGACAAGCTCCTCACCTCCGCCGCCTTCATCTCGCTCGTGCAGGTGCAGCCCGACATCGTCACGGCGTGGATGGTGGTGGTCATCGTCGGGCGCGAGTTCGCGATGAGCGATCTCCGGTCGGTCGCGTCGACGCGCGGCATCCTCATCGCGGCGTCGACGTGGGGGAAGTTCAAGATGGGGTCGCAGGTGATCGCGATCACGCTCCTGATCATCGGCGAGAAGATCGAGGATCTCACCGGGAGGCGGGGCCTCGTCATCGTCGGCCAGGTCGCGCTCTGGGTCGTCGTGGTCCTCGCCATCATCTCTCTCCTGGACTACCTCTCGAAGGCCCGCGGGATCTTCGCGCGCTCACCCGACGCCGAGTGAGAGCGTTCTACTGGTCGGTCAAGGGGCTCGCGTGGCCCGTCCTGCGGGCGTACCTGGGGTTCCGCGTCGAAGGGGCGTCGAAGATCCCCGCGGCGGGGGCGTGCATCGTCGTCGCCAACCACGCCTCCTACCTCGACGCGATCTGCCTCGGGTCGGCGTGCCCGAGGAGGCTGAGGTTCCTGATCTCGCACGACATCTACAGCCTTCTGAGGCTCCGGTGGTTCTACTCCCTGATGGAGGCGATCCCCCTCAAGATCGACGCGGCCGACACGCGCGCGCTCAGGACGGCGCTGGACGTGCTCCGGTCGGGCGGCGTTGTCGGCATCTTCCCTGAAGGGCAGAGGATGAAGGACGGCGAGCTGGGCGAGGGGAAGCTCGGCGTCGGCTTTCTCGCCTCGCGCAGCGGCGCCCCGGTGATCCCCGGGGCGATCGTGGGGGCCCAGGAGGCGATGCCCGTCGGCGCGGCGTTCCCGCGGCCCAGGCGGGTCCGGGTCGTCTTCGGCGAGCCGATCCCGTTCCGCCCCCGAGGCGAGCGCGCGAAGAAGGAGGAGCTGATCGAGTTCTCGAACTCGGTGATGGCGACGATCGCGCGCCTCGGAGCGGCCGGGGACGTGACGTGACGCGCCCCCGCGCGTTCGCCGTGGTCGTCGTCGGGAGCGAGATCCTCAGGGACGGCCGCGCCGACACCAACGGGCCCCACATCGAGGCGACGCTTCAGAGGGCCGGGTACCTCCCGGTCCTCAGGCAGGTGGTCTGCGACGACCGGGAAGCGATCGCCGAGGCGCTCCGCATCTCGATCGCCCGCGCGCCGATCACGATCGTGAGCGGTGGGCTCGGCCCCACCTTCGACGACCTGACGCGCGAGGGGACGGCCGACGCGATGGGGCTGGCGCTGGCGCGCGACGCCGCGATCGAGGCGAAGCTCCGCGAGAGGTTCCGCAGGCGGGGCCTCACCCCTCCCGAGAGCGTCTACCGGATGGCCGACGTGCTCGTGGGCGCGACACCCCTCCGGAACCGCGTCGGGAGCGCCCCCGGCCTCCTCGTCGAGGGGCCGCCGACGGTGGCGCTCCTCCCGGGGGTCCCCGCCGAGATGACGTCCATCCTCGAGGCCGAGGTCGTGCCGAGGCTCCTCGCGATCCATGCGCCTTCCCCCGGCGCGCGGCGCGTCTTCAAGATCGCCGGGCTCTACGAGTCCGAGGTGGAGTCGCTCGTCGCGCCGCAGATGGCCTCGTGGTCCGCGATCGAGTGCACGATCCTCGCGGCGCCGGGAGAGGTCACGCTCATCCTCCGCGCCCCCGCGGAACGGTCCGCGGATCTCGAGTCGGCCGGCCGCGGCATCGAGGCGGCGCTCGGCGAGGCCGTCTTCTCGAGCGCGGACGAGGGGATCGAGTGGGCCGTCTCGAGGGATCTCGCGGCCTCGAATCGCACGCTCTCGACCGCCGAGTCGTGCACGGGCGGGATGCTCGGGGAGCTCATCACGAGCGTTCCCGGGGCGTCGAGATTCTACGTCGGGGGCGCCGTCGCGTACGCGAACGCGATCAAGGAGGGTTGGCTCGACGTCCGGGCCGCGACGCTCTGCGCGTTCGGCGCGGTCAGCGCCGAGGTGGCCGCGGAGATGGCGGAGGGGGCGCGGCGCCGGACCGGCGCCGATCTCGCGCTCGCCATCACGGGGGTCGCCGGCCCCGACGCGAGCGAGGCCAAGCCGGTCGGCCTCGTCCACGTGGCGCTCGCGGCGCCGTGGGGCGGGGCGGCGCTCGCCGCGAGCTTTCCCGGGGATCGGGCGTCGATCCGGATCCGGTCCTGCCGCGCCGCGCTGAACCTCCTCAGGCTCGAGCTCGCGCGCGCCCGCCGCGAGGGAAGGGCTTGAGGCTCTTCGTCGCCGCCGAGCTGCCGCGCGAGGCGCGGGATCGGGTGGGCGCGCTCCTCGCCGATCTGGCGCGCGAGGTGCCGGAGGTGCGCTGGGTGAAGAGCGGGTCGGTCCACCTCACGCTGAAGTTCCTCGGCGAGGTGGAGCCCTCGCGCGCCGCGTCGCTGCCCGCCTCGCTCGAGGCGTCCGCCCTCGCGTGCGCCGGCCGGCTTCCGATCCGCATCAGGGGAGTGCGGGCCTTCGGCTCGAGGGGGAGCCCGAGCGTCGTCTTCATCGGCGTGGAGGAGGAGTCTCCGGCGCTGGCGCGCCTCGCCGCGGCGGTCGATGCGGCGGCCGGGGCGGTCGGGTTCGCTCGCGAGGAGCGCCCGTTCCGCCCGCACCTGACCCTCGCCCGGCCGAAGGCGGGATCGCGCGCACTCGATCGGTCGATCGCGGCGCGCGCGGCGACCGACCTCGGCCGGTTCGAGATCCGGGCGCTCGCGCTCTTCCGGAGCCTCCTCCATCCGGATGGAGCCGAGTACGTCCGCCTCGCGGAGATCCCCTTCGGCGCTGCCCCGGGGGAGACGTCGTGACACCGCGGATTCTCGCCGCGCTGGCCGCCTACCTGATCGGCGGCGTCCCGTTCGGCTACCTCCTCTTCCGGTGGAGGCGGGGAGGCGACATCCGATCCGTCGGCAGCGGCAACATCGGCGCGACCAACGTCGCCAGAGCCGCGGGCTGGGCAGTGGGGATGACGACGCTCCTCCTCGACGCCGCGAAGGGGGTCGCCGCCGTCGCCCTCGCGCGCGCGATCTGCGAGAATGACCGCGCCGGCGCCGCGGCCGCAGCGCTCGCCGCGGTCGCCGGGCATTGCTTTCCGATCTATCTCGGATTCCGCGGAGGGAAGGGCGTGGCGACCGGATGCGGCGCGTTCGCCGTCCTCGATCCGAAGTCGATGGGGATCGCCCTCGCGGCCTTCGCGATCGCGGTCGCCCTGACGAGGATGGTGTCGGCCGGATCGGTCCTCGCCGCGCTGGCCTTCCCCGCGGCGTGTGCCGCAACCGGCTTCGGCGCCATCCCGGCGTCCCTCGCGGCCCTGGCGGGCGGGCTGATCGTCCTGCGCCACCACGAGAACCTGACGCGGATCCTCCGGGGAGTGGAGCCGCGCCTCGGGAGCGCCGGCGACGCCGGGGAGGGTGAGAGGCGATGACCGCGCCGCGGGAGAAGGTCGCCGTTCTCGGCGGCGGCTCGTGGGGAACCGCCCTCGCCCGCCAGATCGCTCTGCCCGCCGATCGCGACGTGACCCTCTGGATCCACGATCCGGAGCTCGCCGGGATCGTCCGGGGCACCCGGGAGAATGCCCCGTACCTTCCGGGCTTTCCGCTCCCCGAGGCCCTCGAGATCACTTCGTCGGTCGACGCGGCGGTGCGCGGCGCGGCGGTGGTGATCCTCGCCGTCCCGTCACACCACTGCCGAGAGGTTCTCTCGGGCGCCCGCGGCGGGA from Acidobacteriota bacterium carries:
- a CDS encoding lytic transglycosylase domain-containing protein, which encodes MESQPGVPAPPVDLGDLVSGSATRYGFDPAFVQSVVAAESAFDQRAVSKAGARGLMQLMPDTARRFGIKDVHDPATNLEAGVAFLRELVSRFDGDVTLALAAYNAGPESVARYGGVPPYEETRAYLARIRSYYGDDLQRADRAAGASTIRLAKVEAGGVPCYTNLRPRRSLRVIPAESRGGRP
- a CDS encoding tetratricopeptide repeat protein; translated protein: MRSAVRGFSAPAFDQGIFLLRLNKGKEHLQRGDVERARADLEEALKLRPRDEMVLNLLGMVYFRLDMRHEATGIYRALLGVHPEADILHSNLGILEFKEGRHAEAQASLEEALRLNPRNPKPHLYLGLIARLNGNFDACLDHLRKAGADALVAKLAGEMGRGRSDSDTAPQAAAAPPRTPSEADTVAVGGEVLAFVRRPAGVDAAGVSSAPPAWAPLDLREIVEGQERRRSLVGESLFALKGGASLEIAFLGKIVIRKGSAILASGSMTAADALPGFTELRGPGRVLVAGGNASAFLLPMSAQRVHVSAGRILAWEGSLDAEAPPEADPPDRPSVRLRGTGSLALSVGAEPIVVEVRPEHPLRIAEGRLVAWTDDVRIRSDAAGDYPFVESAGSTIARASGEGQILVDAV
- the add gene encoding adenosine deaminase, which produces MSAPRGDLPLVETHLHLEGSIPRRVLARLALRSGRRLAGGAPRPGLGLQRRRGFVPFLDSFVFCASLLKSREDIERAAFALIEDLRAEGVAHAEIFFSPQVYLRRGVALVEVLGALEGATRRARIAGGPSIAWIADGGRLWGPAWFEEIVDQIAGLKPRDVVAVGLGGDEAASPARAFRRAFDAARRAGLHTVAHAGEGTTARSVWEALDDLGVERIGHGISAAADRSLLRRLARDGVTLEVCPTSNLMTRAVPSLRRHPLRALIDAGVRVSLGSDDRSIFGTTLRREIALAVGALGVGEDEIPRLMVHAAEASFTSGDARRRLAARIRAAARRGTRREAPS
- a CDS encoding helix-turn-helix transcriptional regulator, which gives rise to MIPADDSCREALDRLAALDPDGARRAFDRWLIGAGSAEALLDALSRLDAVARRIERSAGIEDGARMLLAQRLSLSGSLAEMRAICRETVAGMLAAISGRPRLSAPVARARDFVTANFNRRISLREVADAAGLSPNYLSTKFREECGATLVRFVHALRVEAAARLLTEGNRRISEVASLVGYQNYRDFHRNFVRIRRAPPGAFLGAPPRGSAPRGGVSRPRS
- a CDS encoding phosphoglucomutase/phosphomannomutase family protein, whose translation is MSLKFGTDGWRAVIADEFTFENLALAIRATHAEMPASPAPVIVGHDTRFHSAAFARAAAETFARAGRNVLITTEPCPTPAVSCQVVASGAPFGISITASHNPAEFNGLKIKSARGASAPPSATKAIEARIAAGGATADASVPGTIRAISFHEEHHRRLLAMVDVAKIRASGLVVAFDAMHGASGDALARMIDSGSTRVETIRGNPDPLFGGVNPEPLEANLAPLARRMRAGGADIGLATDGDADRIGAFDETGRFVTPLQIAPLLARRMIASGRRGEICKTYANTLLLDRIARKERLPFSVHPIGFKYIAERMESPGFLIGGEESGGIGIVGYLPERDGLLISLMLLETLAAEGKPLSVLLSEMEREYGALRYFRVDTPCDTDRGRSLADTLKRDTPTSLGGMKVTGIDTLDGVKLLFGDDGWILARPSGTEPVLRGYCEAADEAAVHAAIAELLARVGVKPPRA
- a CDS encoding polysaccharide deacetylase family protein gives rise to the protein MRRPPPISIARALFTVLALAAAPGLPGAAPAPAPAPPKAATRTVALTFDAAWSDDGAASILDTLRDRGVRATFFLAGRFVVRFPDVVRRIAAENHEAGNHTYTHDHLARGSTCGRWETRPGLTFALLKDEMDRTAAAYTAVTGRNLEPVWRAPYGETNREILEWAGAAGYAHVPWSDGLDALDWVADPASRLYQTVDAALARLLRRLAARGAADGPAIVLMHLGSSRPAGERFAEALPALIDGARTLGYRFESASEALAEGKTR
- the pgsA gene encoding CDP-diacylglycerol--glycerol-3-phosphate 3-phosphatidyltransferase — translated: MPRLLNVPNSLTLLRIFLVPFLVVVLLTKFEGKEIWGVAIFLVAAATDMLDGWLARRRGQVTSLGILLDPIADKLLTSAAFISLVQVQPDIVTAWMVVVIVGREFAMSDLRSVASTRGILIAASTWGKFKMGSQVIAITLLIIGEKIEDLTGRRGLVIVGQVALWVVVVLAIISLLDYLSKARGIFARSPDAE
- a CDS encoding 1-acyl-sn-glycerol-3-phosphate acyltransferase, which produces MRAFYWSVKGLAWPVLRAYLGFRVEGASKIPAAGACIVVANHASYLDAICLGSACPRRLRFLISHDIYSLLRLRWFYSLMEAIPLKIDAADTRALRTALDVLRSGGVVGIFPEGQRMKDGELGEGKLGVGFLASRSGAPVIPGAIVGAQEAMPVGAAFPRPRRVRVVFGEPIPFRPRGERAKKEELIEFSNSVMATIARLGAAGDVT
- a CDS encoding CinA family nicotinamide mononucleotide deamidase-related protein gives rise to the protein MTRPRAFAVVVVGSEILRDGRADTNGPHIEATLQRAGYLPVLRQVVCDDREAIAEALRISIARAPITIVSGGLGPTFDDLTREGTADAMGLALARDAAIEAKLRERFRRRGLTPPESVYRMADVLVGATPLRNRVGSAPGLLVEGPPTVALLPGVPAEMTSILEAEVVPRLLAIHAPSPGARRVFKIAGLYESEVESLVAPQMASWSAIECTILAAPGEVTLILRAPAERSADLESAGRGIEAALGEAVFSSADEGIEWAVSRDLAASNRTLSTAESCTGGMLGELITSVPGASRFYVGGAVAYANAIKEGWLDVRAATLCAFGAVSAEVAAEMAEGARRRTGADLALAITGVAGPDASEAKPVGLVHVALAAPWGGAALAASFPGDRASIRIRSCRAALNLLRLELARARREGRA
- the thpR gene encoding RNA 2',3'-cyclic phosphodiesterase, encoding MRLFVAAELPREARDRVGALLADLAREVPEVRWVKSGSVHLTLKFLGEVEPSRAASLPASLEASALACAGRLPIRIRGVRAFGSRGSPSVVFIGVEEESPALARLAAAVDAAAGAVGFAREERPFRPHLTLARPKAGSRALDRSIAARAATDLGRFEIRALALFRSLLHPDGAEYVRLAEIPFGAAPGETS
- the plsY gene encoding glycerol-3-phosphate 1-O-acyltransferase PlsY is translated as MTPRILAALAAYLIGGVPFGYLLFRWRRGGDIRSVGSGNIGATNVARAAGWAVGMTTLLLDAAKGVAAVALARAICENDRAGAAAAALAAVAGHCFPIYLGFRGGKGVATGCGAFAVLDPKSMGIALAAFAIAVALTRMVSAGSVLAALAFPAACAATGFGAIPASLAALAGGLIVLRHHENLTRILRGVEPRLGSAGDAGEGERR